The Marinomonas sp. CT5 genome contains the following window.
GGATAGCCGGATCCATCAACCTTTTCATGGTGATCAAAAAGCATCTGATAGACGGCTTTAGGAACATTCTCGCATTGCTGCAATATTTGCTCCCCAAACTTTATATGTTTACGAAATAGATCAAATTCCGCATCAGTCATTTTTGTTGTTTTTGTCATCATTACCATTGGCAGTCGAAAACGCCCTAAATCAAACAACAATGCTCCAAGTGCGATAACTTCAATATAGGCATCAGATAGCTTCATCGCCTTAGCAAAGTGAATACCAAGAACGGCCATCCCTATAGCATGTTGCTCTAGATAAATAGAAGCGTCTTTTATATGGCGAATGGCCATTAAAGCGAAATTATTACGAGTATGAGATTCAATCAAACGTCGACAAAACTTCATCAAATCCGGCATATCAAGCTGCTCACCACGCTTAAATAGCTCAACTTGTGACGCCAATAAGGCATGACCATCTTTGAAAAGTTTAAAAGCCGTAACTGTTTCATCATCAAACGAAGTGGGGATACACTTCATTTCCAGCACTTTTTTTTGAGCTGCTTCGGCTTTCTTCGCTTGGAAACTTGTGTCTATATAGGCTGCAGTGCTTTTTGCTTCACCTTCATTATTCTCATTAGAACGCTTTTTATGACTAAGAATATATTCTCTCGTTTGATCATTTAATTCTTGTCTAAAATAGCGAAACAAACTTTGATTTTTTGTATGTTTATTGCGCAATTCTTTTGTTGTGAAATCCGGATTAAGTTTTTTTAAACTTTTAACCGAGCGACCAGATGCAATAGACATACAGAGCAAAAGCAGTCGCTCTTCCGCATCATATAAACGTTCACGCTTAGTATTAAGTAATTTATCATCAGAAAAAAAAGGATCATAAGGAAGAAATGAAGAGTCTAAGGTAGGACGTAAAACGTCAAAAGCCACTTGACGCATAGCGATACTAACTAAACGATTTTTTCGGCCATGAGTTTTTATAATGCTTTGAACTCTTTTACAGCCAACAACCTCTTTTTTAATGCCTAATATGTCGAGTATTTCTACCATATCAAAATACCCGACATTGATATCAGCCCCAAAACATGACTCAAGTTTAAATGCCGACATCTTACTTACCTTTTACGATACATTACATCTGATTAAATAAAGACAGGTTACTCATACGAGAAAACACTTTTTGCGATGCATTTAGTGCCGACTCTTTCATCGACAATTCCGTTGCGGCTGCCCCCATATCTAACTCACCTTCTCGGCTTTGAGCCACAGTATTAGATAATTGGTTCGCAGAACTATAATCCTCACGATCTTCGATCATATTCAATCTTGCACCGATTTCAGATCGCCCGTCACCTATTCTTTGTCGAGCACTATTAATACTGTAAGTCGCACTAAAAAATGCAGCTTCACGCTCTTCATAAGTAGAATTCACATCTCTCAACACCGCTAATGAATCATTAATCTGATTAAGAACGTTATCTTTTACTGGTTTGTTAAGCGTAATATCAACCGAAGCACCAGGCTCCCCATCTAATATAAAAGACATCCCAGAAAAAACAATTGGTTTACCAATAGT
Protein-coding sequences here:
- a CDS encoding HD domain-containing phosphohydrolase, encoding MSAFKLESCFGADINVGYFDMVEILDILGIKKEVVGCKRVQSIIKTHGRKNRLVSIAMRQVAFDVLRPTLDSSFLPYDPFFSDDKLLNTKRERLYDAEERLLLLCMSIASGRSVKSLKKLNPDFTTKELRNKHTKNQSLFRYFRQELNDQTREYILSHKKRSNENNEGEAKSTAAYIDTSFQAKKAEAAQKKVLEMKCIPTSFDDETVTAFKLFKDGHALLASQVELFKRGEQLDMPDLMKFCRRLIESHTRNNFALMAIRHIKDASIYLEQHAIGMAVLGIHFAKAMKLSDAYIEVIALGALLFDLGRFRLPMVMMTKTTKMTDAEFDLFRKHIKFGEQILQQCENVPKAVYQMLFDHHEKVDGSGYPEGKLDQEISVYGKIAAIIDAYDAMTSEQSHKPSMGPIKAYRQMQKESGLAFDKQLLTVFLKSIGSIPVGSCVSLSNGRVGFVLTLNKSFKPSLVRQVYSMTNKAFMAASDIELNKSANLRTEVVIEKEVDPQTLGLQFINHIS